The proteins below come from a single Crossiella sp. CA-258035 genomic window:
- a CDS encoding AAA domain-containing protein encodes MAAPRDREALNKTTSLMNFLAEVTDAAERHPVRDILSTDQDAPDPIIWLDELPDGVRWSTNPRDDVLMWVRPPRSATEPAPPEPLAQWVDLSRTRGHTGPEPVLHGTGPADAEPGQRTEPPNSIVRAFSAWRSTWRAWARDQSSRTLYEQLEKAAKTMEQQDDEFEFVLAVGLVAWAAPDGDRIYRHLVTEPVRPTLDRATAEVTVSLVGGKRRLEGRELFADQEVYRADRGRSARQDVLAGAAALNSPQTLALVRDWLAVSLDQPLETRDTRTPAEHATATPVLSPSPALLLRPRSRVLLAEAYRRIAEALRQPGAEVQVALAQLVVDTEPAERSTWLQQQGAASGDVLGTDPLFPLPTNDEQQRVIELLRTETSVVVQGPPGTGKTHTIANLVSALLARGQRVLVTSQKDQALKVLRGKIPAALRELCVLLAGGSKDAAKELQQSLDALSEAIASPETSRLPERIKELSAHRHDLRSTSAQLNSRIRELRGVENVRHGPVAPGYSTERYCGTLSEIVREVKDNAATHRWFPPVDPKQPDHPPLTLPDLVELLRLTRSDGPARRARDGQRIPERAELPAQGGLAELVAAERTAQDTAHTDTSELTQRLAAAGTEVLHGLRQVRQEMNEVLHELGLNRDRTAGPMPDWVARALGDRFAGRHAGLWGHLSQVREEAHRLQERIKARGVTFHVELTAPISTVGIGKARGLLKAGHALRDHLAAGRKLRKVLPKSSVQKEAADFLAAVAVDGRPPTALPELEVALEWLEAEVAATQLVHRWAEAKVPIETDHITDTLSQLDDSGRLLGSVEAAVALRERTAELLRRSGLTMDLSTIEVVTAVLDAAPAALNYVELERARTQVDALLSRVREWAGHPDSCGELGLLVDAIANRDLAAYDSGLHAVDRARTEQDQERRRAQLARVLHAVHPQLLDLLEQTASDQEWDSRIRALPDAWAWSKAEQFVSSQRNADEERQLVSRHDEVEDLLKNVTEELAAAEAMHACVARMTDSHVVALRSYREHMGKIGGGHGSRVREFRNAAKAAMEKAKSAVPAWVVPLPNLLENIAPDRDSFDVVIVDEASQVGLEHLFLLWMAPRVIVVGDDKQCTPGVNRMGKLANVFERMSEHLAELPEEVRFNFSPKSNLYGLLSARSGKDAVVRLREHFRCMPEIINWSSEQFYGAGNRGLVPLRERTARDLEPLQVVHVTGAYPEGKEARLRNPVEAKRIVEQLVTCLADPRYRGKSFGVVVLRSLGHHVKLIEHEINAAITPEEREARNIRVGTAPNFQGDERDVIFLSTVVTEVPQVQAATMWQQTFNVAASRARDQMWLFTSVRPADYRAGDLRASLVNYMLNPPSVYGASPELDSVSERRHCKPFESLFEQRLFRRIRERGYHVVPQFKVGTRSLDLVVVGDGGRLAVECDGHRWHASAQQQVADARRDRELRRMGWEVVRIRESEFEFDAERGLAPLWQRLAQRDIHPKPVPASTGAQPDWTPIELPEDTADAEQGERL; translated from the coding sequence ATGGCCGCTCCACGCGACCGCGAAGCCCTGAACAAGACCACCAGCTTGATGAACTTCCTGGCAGAGGTCACCGACGCCGCCGAACGCCACCCGGTGCGTGACATCCTCTCCACCGACCAAGACGCCCCGGACCCGATCATCTGGCTGGACGAACTGCCGGACGGTGTCCGCTGGTCGACCAACCCGCGCGATGACGTCTTGATGTGGGTCCGGCCCCCACGGTCCGCCACCGAACCAGCACCACCTGAACCGCTGGCACAGTGGGTCGACCTGTCGCGCACTCGCGGCCACACCGGTCCGGAACCGGTGCTCCACGGAACCGGGCCCGCGGACGCGGAGCCAGGGCAGCGAACCGAGCCACCGAACAGCATCGTGCGAGCGTTCAGCGCCTGGCGATCGACCTGGCGGGCCTGGGCGCGAGACCAGTCGAGCCGGACCCTGTACGAGCAGCTGGAAAAGGCCGCGAAAACCATGGAGCAGCAGGATGACGAATTCGAGTTCGTGCTCGCCGTTGGATTGGTGGCCTGGGCCGCGCCGGACGGAGACCGAATTTACCGGCATCTGGTGACAGAACCGGTTCGTCCCACATTGGACCGTGCCACCGCGGAGGTCACGGTTTCCCTGGTCGGCGGTAAACGCCGCCTGGAGGGCCGTGAACTCTTCGCCGATCAGGAGGTCTACCGAGCTGACCGGGGCCGCTCGGCGCGTCAGGACGTGCTGGCCGGAGCCGCCGCGCTCAACTCACCACAGACCCTGGCCCTGGTGCGGGACTGGCTCGCGGTCAGCCTCGACCAGCCGCTGGAGACGCGGGACACCCGGACGCCTGCTGAACACGCGACAGCCACACCGGTGCTGAGCCCGTCACCGGCGCTGCTACTGCGTCCACGCAGCCGGGTACTGCTCGCCGAGGCCTACCGGCGCATCGCCGAAGCGCTGCGACAACCCGGTGCGGAGGTGCAAGTGGCACTCGCCCAGCTCGTCGTCGACACCGAGCCGGCCGAGCGGTCCACGTGGCTTCAGCAGCAAGGGGCTGCCTCCGGTGACGTGCTCGGTACCGACCCACTGTTCCCCTTGCCCACCAACGACGAGCAACAACGGGTCATCGAACTCCTGCGCACTGAGACCAGCGTGGTCGTCCAAGGACCACCGGGCACCGGCAAGACGCACACCATCGCGAACCTCGTCTCGGCACTGCTCGCCCGCGGTCAGCGTGTGCTGGTGACCAGCCAGAAGGACCAGGCGCTCAAGGTCCTGCGCGGCAAGATCCCGGCTGCCCTGCGCGAGTTGTGCGTCCTGCTCGCCGGTGGCAGCAAAGACGCAGCCAAGGAACTGCAGCAGAGCTTGGACGCGCTCTCCGAGGCGATCGCCTCGCCAGAGACGAGCAGGCTGCCTGAGCGGATCAAGGAACTTTCGGCCCACCGGCACGACCTTCGATCGACGAGCGCCCAACTCAACAGCCGGATCCGGGAGCTGCGCGGTGTCGAGAACGTCAGGCACGGCCCGGTGGCGCCGGGCTACAGCACCGAACGCTATTGCGGGACGTTGTCCGAAATCGTGCGCGAGGTCAAAGACAACGCCGCCACCCACCGTTGGTTCCCGCCGGTCGATCCCAAGCAGCCCGACCATCCCCCGCTGACCCTGCCTGATCTGGTCGAGCTGCTGCGCCTGACCCGGTCCGACGGTCCGGCTCGGCGGGCACGAGACGGACAACGAATCCCGGAACGGGCCGAGCTTCCGGCACAAGGCGGCTTGGCAGAGCTGGTCGCCGCGGAACGCACCGCCCAGGACACCGCACACACGGACACCAGCGAGCTGACCCAACGCCTGGCCGCGGCGGGCACCGAGGTTCTGCACGGACTGCGGCAGGTCCGGCAGGAGATGAACGAGGTGCTGCACGAGCTGGGCCTGAACCGCGACCGGACCGCGGGACCGATGCCGGACTGGGTCGCCAGGGCACTCGGTGACCGGTTCGCGGGCCGCCATGCGGGCCTGTGGGGACACCTGTCACAGGTGCGCGAGGAAGCACACCGCCTCCAGGAGCGCATCAAGGCGCGAGGGGTCACCTTCCACGTCGAGCTCACCGCACCGATCAGCACGGTGGGCATCGGCAAGGCCCGTGGACTACTCAAGGCCGGGCATGCCCTGCGGGATCATCTGGCCGCGGGCCGGAAACTGCGGAAGGTGCTGCCCAAGTCCTCGGTGCAGAAGGAGGCGGCCGACTTCCTGGCCGCCGTCGCCGTGGACGGCAGACCACCCACCGCCTTGCCAGAACTGGAAGTCGCCCTCGAATGGCTCGAAGCAGAGGTGGCGGCCACGCAATTGGTGCACAGATGGGCGGAAGCGAAGGTGCCGATCGAGACCGACCACATCACCGACACCTTGTCCCAGCTCGACGACAGCGGACGCCTGCTGGGCAGCGTGGAAGCCGCGGTGGCACTGCGGGAACGAACGGCCGAGTTGCTCCGGCGAAGCGGCCTGACCATGGACCTGTCCACGATCGAGGTCGTCACCGCTGTGCTTGACGCGGCTCCGGCCGCGCTCAACTACGTCGAACTCGAACGCGCCCGGACACAGGTGGACGCACTGCTTTCGCGTGTGCGCGAGTGGGCCGGGCACCCGGACTCCTGTGGTGAGCTCGGTCTGCTGGTCGACGCGATCGCGAACCGGGACCTCGCCGCATACGACTCCGGTCTCCACGCAGTCGACCGTGCCCGTACCGAACAGGACCAGGAACGACGGCGGGCTCAGCTCGCCCGCGTGCTGCACGCCGTCCACCCGCAACTGCTCGACCTGCTTGAGCAGACCGCGTCCGACCAGGAATGGGACAGCAGGATCCGCGCTCTACCCGATGCCTGGGCGTGGTCCAAGGCCGAGCAGTTCGTGTCCAGCCAGCGCAACGCCGACGAGGAACGCCAACTCGTCTCGCGGCACGATGAGGTCGAAGACCTGCTGAAGAACGTCACGGAGGAGCTCGCCGCCGCGGAGGCCATGCACGCGTGTGTCGCGCGGATGACCGACTCGCACGTGGTGGCTTTGCGCAGTTACCGCGAGCACATGGGCAAGATCGGTGGCGGACACGGCAGCAGGGTGCGGGAGTTCCGGAACGCGGCCAAGGCCGCGATGGAAAAGGCCAAGAGCGCCGTGCCCGCCTGGGTCGTGCCGTTGCCCAACCTGCTCGAGAACATCGCGCCGGACCGGGACTCCTTCGACGTCGTCATTGTGGACGAGGCCAGCCAGGTCGGCCTGGAACACCTGTTCCTGCTGTGGATGGCACCGCGCGTGATCGTCGTTGGCGACGACAAGCAGTGCACCCCTGGGGTCAACCGGATGGGCAAGCTGGCCAACGTCTTCGAGCGCATGTCAGAACACCTGGCCGAGCTTCCGGAGGAGGTCCGGTTCAACTTCAGCCCCAAGTCCAACCTCTACGGCCTGCTCTCCGCCCGTTCCGGCAAGGACGCGGTGGTCCGGCTGCGCGAGCACTTCCGGTGCATGCCGGAGATCATCAACTGGTCGTCTGAGCAGTTCTACGGCGCAGGCAACCGAGGATTGGTCCCGTTGCGCGAGCGCACCGCCAGGGACCTGGAGCCGCTTCAGGTCGTGCACGTCACCGGTGCCTACCCAGAAGGAAAGGAAGCCAGACTGCGGAATCCGGTGGAGGCCAAGCGGATCGTCGAACAGCTCGTCACCTGCCTTGCGGATCCTCGCTACCGGGGCAAGTCCTTCGGCGTGGTGGTGCTGCGCAGTCTCGGCCATCACGTCAAGCTCATCGAGCACGAGATCAACGCCGCCATCACGCCGGAGGAACGCGAGGCCCGCAACATCCGGGTCGGCACCGCGCCGAACTTCCAGGGCGACGAGCGGGATGTCATCTTCCTCTCCACGGTGGTCACCGAGGTGCCCCAGGTCCAGGCCGCGACGATGTGGCAACAGACCTTCAACGTGGCGGCCAGCCGGGCGCGAGATCAGATGTGGCTGTTCACCTCGGTCCGGCCTGCCGACTACCGGGCCGGGGACCTGCGGGCCTCGCTGGTCAACTACATGCTCAACCCGCCGTCGGTCTACGGAGCCTCTCCGGAGCTCGACTCGGTCAGCGAGCGCCGGCACTGCAAGCCGTTCGAGTCGCTGTTCGAGCAGAGGTTGTTCCGCCGGATCAGAGAGCGCGGCTACCACGTGGTGCCGCAGTTCAAGGTCGGCACCCGCTCCCTTGACCTGGTGGTCGTCGGCGACGGCGGCCGACTGGCCGTCGAGTGCGACGGTCACCGCTGGCACGCCTCTGCCCAGCAGCAGGTCGCGGACGCCCGCCGGGACCGGGAACTGCGCCGGATGGGCTGGGAGGTGGTGCGCATCCGGGAGAGCGAGTTCGAGTTCGACGCGGAACGCGGACTGGCTCCGCTGTGGCAACGCCTGGCACAACGCGACATCCACCCGAAACCGGTGCCGGCCTCCACCGGGGCGCAGCCGGACTGGACGCCGATCGAACTGCCCGAGGACACGGCGGACGCCGAGCAAGGAGAGCGACTGTGA